GCATCTTTTGAACCTTTGAGTTTCCTGATAAAAGCCCCGGGGGCTTTTCTGTGTCTGGGTGTTATTCTCGCAATTATGAACGCCATCAGCGAAAAGTAAGAGAGTGAGCGGGCCATGAACGAGTATTTGTTGATTGTTATCAGTGCCGTTCTTGTAAAAAACATCCTTTTGATACGTTATCTCGGTAACTGTCCTTTTCTGGGCGTGTCCAACCGAATGGACACGGCTACCGGCATGGCTATGGCCGTCGTCTTCGTCATGACGCTGGCCAATCTCATAACCTGGTGTGTTCACAGATACATTCTCGTTCCCTTTGGTCTTGAATACCTTCGCACCATTGCCTTCATATTGGTAATCGCATCGCTGGTTCAACTTGTGGAAATGTTCTTGCAAAAGTCAGTGCCTGTTCTCTACAGAATGCTGGGGATTTTCCTGCCTTTGATTACAACAAATTGCGCCGTGCTTGGTGCGGCTGTTATAGCCATTAACGAGGAGTATAACCTTGCCCAGGGTGTTGTCTTCGGCATTGCCTCTGCCGTTGGTTTCGGTCTGGCACTGATATTGATGACTGGGCTTCGTGAAAGGTATGCTCTTCAGCCCGTACCCCGGCATTTCAGGGGTACTTCATCGGGCTTAATTACTGCAAGTTTGCTTGCTCTGGCCTTTTTTGGCTTTTTTGGAATGGTTGAATAGAAGTTTGACCTTTTTTCATACTTGCGTTATTTACGGAGTTGAAAGAGCGTAGCTAAGGCTTCGGCATCCCGGAACACGGTGAAAATCCGTGGCGGACCCGCCGCTGTGATCGGGGACGGGAGGTCACCCCAGGGATTCGGGAGTTAGCTTTCCGGATCCGGCCACTGTTCTGCTCAAGCAGAATGGGAAGGCTGTGGCCATCCCGGATGATCCGAGAGCCAGAAGACCTGTCGAAGCCGTTAGCGGGCAATCCTGATGGCAAAGGGATCCCGGATCGATCACGCTGTAGGTGTGTGGTTGATCCGGGTTTTTCTTTTAAACCAAAACCGTAACGGGAGGTACTGACATGAAGGCAAAGGTCATCAGTTACCGTCGTCGCTGCCGTTCTGCTGCCGGAACCGGGCTTTCCCACTACATTTTGTTGACTCCCAAAAAGTAACCTAGCTACCGACCACTAATCGGGAATCACGGCAGGCCGTGGCCTGCCGTGACGAATTAGAAACTCGGGGAGGAAAGTTACCACTATGACAATCCCGCTTTACGCAAACACCGGTTATGGACCACACTTCAGCGTAATCGACATCGGCCTCAAGGACAAGGTCGCCGTAATTGACCCCGACACAGGCTTCTGGGCCCTGAGTGAATCAAGTTCGTTGGGTGATATACTGGCCGGCGACTTTGCAGAAAAATACATGGACCAACGGCAAAGTTTCGCCGAGGAAATGGATAATTTCCGATTTAACCTTACTCCCTCGGCCGTGTACTTCAACCCCACGGAAAAATGCAACTTTAACTGCACTTATTGCTATATTCCGGAGGAAATTCGGCGTAACGGCGTAACAATGACCTCCGAAGAAGTTTCCAGGGCCCTCAATGTCCTGAAGGAATATTTCGGTAAAACTCTGCCCCCGAAGGTTAAACCTCAAGTTATCTTCCACGGAAGCGAACCGATGATCGCCCGTGACGCCGTTTTCCGGGCAATTGAGGATTTTCGTGATGATTTCCTGTTCGGCATACAGACAAACGGCATTCTTCTGGATCGCGAAGCAGTGGAGTTCCTGACATCACGGAACACCGGAATCGGGCTGTCTCTAGATGCCCCCGTTGAAGAGGTTGCCAACACAACCCGGAAGAACTGGAGCGGTCAGGGGGGATTCCGAAAAATCCTCGAAGTGCTGGAGATGCTTCGAGAATATCCGGCCTACAATGTCATTACCACGGTCACCCGAGAAAATGTCCATCTTCTACCGCAGATGGTTGACTTCTTTGCAGATCTGGGCGTTCAAATGGTGATGTTTAACCCCGTAAGATGCACTCAACGGGGAGGCAGAGAACTTAAACCCGAGGACTCCATTATGGCAGAATACTTCTGCCGTGCCCTAGACCAGACGAGAACCGTAAGAGACCGCAAGGGATTCAAAATTGTGGTGGTTAATTTTGCCAACGTCCTGGCCGGGATTCTCGGCCCCACGACAAGAAGGCTCATGTGCGACATATCGCCATGTGGCGGAGGCAGGTGCTTTTTTGCGGTTTCGGCCCGGGGAGATCTCTTTCCCTGCAGTGAATTCGTGGGATTTCCCGAATTCCGTGGAGGAAACCTTTTAAAAGACCCTGTTGAAAATGCCCTTAAATCCGAACCTTTCCTCAAGGTTACGAATCGCAAGGTGGAAGACATAGCCCCCTGTTTCAGGTGCGCCATAAAACACTTCTGCGGCGCTCCTTGCCCTGCCGAAGTGTACTCTCTTCACGGAAAACTCAATGCTCCGGCCCCCTATTGCAAATTTTACGAGGAGCAGGTTCGATACGCTTTCAGGGTAATAGCGTCCGGAGAAGAAAAAGAATTCCTTTGGGACGGCTGGGAGGAAGAAACGGAGGAAACCTTTTCTCAGATCCTGCCTTAGGTCTATAAGGGGTCCGATTTAGGTCGGACCCTTTCATTTCTTGTTTTTCAGGTACCTGAGAAATTCTTCAACATCGTCCGGCGTATCTATAGAAATTGTATCCCGTGAAGACGGAAGAATTTTAACGGAATAGCCCCGTTCAAGGGCTCTGAGCTGTTCCAGGCGCTCAAGTTGTTCCAGCTTACCCGGTGGCAACTTCACAAAAGTTTTCAAAAAGCCGTAACGATAACCATAAAACCCCAGATGCTTCCACCAGACCAGATTATCAGACGTGTCGTCTCTGACGTGTGGTATCGGAGCACGGGAAAAGTAAAGAGCTCGCATTTCGTTATCAAAAACAACCTTGACGGTGTTGGGATTCAGGAATTCTTCTTTTGATTTTGATCGATAGGCCAGCGTAATAATGGAGAATTCCGGATACTCCACACAAGCCGTTATCAAATCGTCCACAATCTGCCCGTCAACCGTGGGTTCATCACCCTGTACGTTAATAATGACGTCCTCGTCGCGGCAACCGTACTTCTCGGCCGCTTCGGCTATTCTATCGGTCCCGGACAAGTGTTCGGAACTGGTCAGCACGACAGATGCACCGAAGCTTTCGGCTTCCTCACGAATCCTTTCATCATCCGTGGCTATTATCACATTATCGGCTTTCAGGCTCCGGGAGCATCCCTCGTAAACCCACCTTAATAAGGACTTCCCCGCCAACTTCAAAAGAGGCTTTCCGGGAAGCCTTGTCGAAGAGTACCTTGCCGGTATAAAGACATAAGTTGCCATGAAAACCTCTTAATGTGGAGGAACCTCGATGTCCGAAAAAGCCCAGCTAGATATTACGGATCCTTCCGATCAAAGACAAGCCCTGGAACTGGCCTCCAACTATGCGAAAACCCTCCTTCAGAGATTTCCGGAATACTCTGAATGGTTATGGGATCAGAAATCGATAAGAAGAAGCTTTTCGCTTTTGGATGTTCACAGGGATTTTCAGAAAGAAATCGGTGAAGCTCCTTCTCTGGCCGAGGTAGCCAGAGCTATGAGGCGGGTGAAGCAAAGACATTTCCTGAGACTCGCCCTGAGGGACCTAATCGGTTTGGACGACCTCCAGAGTTCAACGGGTCAGCTATCGGATTTCGCCTGCGCTGCATTTCAAACGGCTTACCAATTTCTCGAAAAATTTCCCCATCTTTGGAACGGGGTTTTGCTTATTGATGAAATAAAATCAGGAAATCTATCCCTTGCGGTAATCGGACTCGGCAAGCTGGGAGCCCACGAACTGAATTTTGTTTCAGATGTGGATATTATGTTCATATACGAGATGGATCCGACCTCATCCAACCGCCTGCTTCACGAAGTCGTCTCAACTCTAACCCGTTTATGCCATGCCTTAGTTCATCTGGTGGACGACATCGTGGAGGGTGATCGGCTGTTCAAAGTAGATCTGCGCTTAAGACCCGGCGGAAAAGACTCGGAACTGGTCGTCCCTCTGCCCTTTGCATTACACCATTACCTTGTGGAAGGTCAGAGCTGGGAAAGATTTGCTCTTATCAAGGCCTCCCCCCTTGCCGGTAACATAAGTCTGGGTAATTACCTGATAAGGGAAGTTCAGCCCTTCATATACCGTCGTTTTCTCGACTTTCAGGCGCTGGACGAGATACGGCGGATGCGAGACAGGATTCTTTCCGAAACACCTCCCACAAAACCCGGGCCGGGTTACGACGTTAAACTCGGCATTGGTGGCATAAGGGAAATAGAATTCATAGTGCAGGCTCTTCAGATCATATACGGGGGGAGAAAACCGGACCTTCGTGAGGCTTCAACCTTAAAGGCCCTTAAGAAACTTGCAAAGGAAGAAATCCTTCCGGAAGATGTGGCTATGAAGCTGAGCGAGGCCTACGAGTTTCTGAGGAGGACGGAACACTGGATTCAGCTTGCGAACAACGTTCAGAGCCACAAGATCCCCAGGTCCGCAACGGCAATGGAAAAGCTGGTTCGTGCCGTTATGAGGGTTCACCCTTCCGAGGAGGTCGGACCCTACATTGAGCAGTTTATAAAACATCTTCACAACCAGACCGACTTCGTTAACAACCAGTTCCGCTCTCTCTTTGGTGAAGAGTTCACACGATACGGGGGTAGAGGCGAAGAAGTGCCGAAAGAGGAGGAAGAAACAGAGGCTTTAAACTCGAGGTGTATTAAGGAAATAATTGAAAAGTGGTCGGCTTCTAAAGAGCTTTCGGAGGAGAAAAAAGCCTTCGTTGCCGTAGTTGCCGACAGGAGCTCAACATTGGTTTGCAAGCTTCCAAATTCCTTTCCCGCTGAAACTGCAGCGGTGAAAATAATCCGCTTCATGGAAGGCGTACTTCGAAGACCGGGTTTGGTAAAGTTTTTTCTTGGAGGAAGCAGAAGACATCAATCCAATCGGACACTTCAAAGAGCTCTGGAGGCGCTGATACGAAGCCCTTTTGCAGCAAACATTCTGATTCATCTTCCCGGCCTTGCCGAAAATCTTAAGGACACCTTTCAGGACTTTGAAGATTGGTCATCTGAGTGCAGTGCCGTAATGGAGTCAACTCCGGCTTTTGAGGAAAAAATCCAGTGGCTCCGGCGTTTTAAAAATGAACGCCTTCTCACGATTGTCCTGCAGGACATCCTGAAGAACCCGGGACCGGAAATAATCGGAACCGAGCTAACCCGTCTTGCCGAATACTTTGTAAATCAGACCTACAGGATTACCTGCGAACGGCTTGGAATTAATCCCGAAGCCTATCCGCTCTGCGTATGTGCACTGGGAAAGCTGGGCAGCAGAGAAATGGGGTACCATTCGGACCTTGACCTCATGTTCGTTTTCTCCGCCGAACTCGCCGATAACGGCAAAGGTCTTGAACAGATACCCGAAGAAACGGTAAAACTGGTGCAAAGATTTGTCAGGCTTCTCTCCATAAATCTTGAAGAAGGACCCGGTTATGAGGTGGATATGCGTCTGCGCCCCTCTGGAAATTACGGACCTCTTGTGGTTACCAGAAGAGCCTGGGATGAATACTATCAGGATCAGGCCGATCCCTGGGAATACGCTTCTCTTGTCAGGTTTCGACCGGTAGCTGGAAACGGTGAGCTTGCCCGCGTTCTTGTGGACAGGGTGACCGAAATCCTTTCGGTTCCAAGAGATCCGGAGAAGGTATGGAGACGGCTTTGCGATCTGCGCAAACGCATGGAAGAGGAACGCCTGGGTGAAACCGGGGACAGGGAGGGAATTCACATCAAGCTTGGTAGCGGCGGCCTCGCCGATATTGAGTTATGGTGTCAGGGAACGGTGGTCGTCTGGAATCGGCCTGGATGGACGCCCGGTACTACCACGGGAGAACTGCTGCCGGGGGTTTTGGATACCTGGAATGTAAATCCTCGGGAAGCGGAAAAGATCGCTGATGCCTTTAGAATTCTCAGGTGGCTGGAATTAAGGACTTCCCTGGTTCATCCGGAAGGACACACAGGCTGGTTAAAGCCCGACGATTGGGAAGCACTGGAAAGCTATGGGTTGCTTCCCTTAAAGGAAGCCGAATTATCGTATGGTGACGTAAAAAGGGCGATGTCACTCATACGGCTATGGTGGAATAGGGTTTGCGACACCAGAAGGCCTTTTTAATTTGAAGAAGGGGGATTGTAATGAATGTTGCCGTAATCGGTAGCGGAGGCATTGGAGGGCTTTACGGAGGAAAGCTCTATCAGGCAGGTGTTCACGTCACCATGGTCTGTCGATCCGACTACGAGGTCATACGAGACAGGGGAATTACCGTTGAAAGCATCTGGGGATCCTTTCACTACCGGCCTCATAAGGTTGTAAGATCTGTTTCAGAGTGCGATCCCATACCTGACTATCTCCTTGTCTGTACCAAGGCCGTCTCCGATGATACGGCGCTGAAATTGCTGGAAGGACTGCCGGAAAAGAGCGACGAGGTAGCGGTGGTGCTACTCCAGAACGGCATTTACATTGAAGAACCCGTCAAAAAATTCAGGCCGGACCTTACCGTCATAGGCGGAATAGCTTTTGTCTGTACCTTTCGCACTCAACCCGGTTACATCTGCCACACCGACTATGGAAGAATAGTGCTGGGAGACTATCCCCAGGGGGTATCGAAAAAAACACGACTTCTTGCCGATACTTTCAAAAAGGCCGGGGTGCCCTGTGAAGTTACTGAAGATATCATAAGGGCCAGATGGGGGAAATTGGTGTGGAATGCTGCCTTTAATCCTCTTTCGGTCCTGGCCGGCGGAAAAGACACGGGGGAGATTGTCTCAGACCCGTATCTACTGAACATTGCCAGATCGGTTATGGAAGAAGTGGTAAGGCTTGCCGATGCCGACGGTCATCCCCTGTCGCCTGCCGTGGTCGACGAAAACCTTGAGGCAACCAGGGCTATGAGCCCCTACAAAACGAGCATGCTTTTGGACTACGAAAAAGGACGGCCTATGGAGTGCGAAGCCATACTGGGAAAAGCCGTTAAGAAGGCCGAAGAACTCGGGGTGGAAACGCCGACGATAAGGACACTTTACAACCTTCTCATGTCCTTCAACAGGAAGCTGGGCGGAAAGAACCGTGATGTTTGAAGCCGTAGAGGTTGAAACTCTCGATTTTTATACGGGTCAGCAGGAGCCCAGAAGGTTTTATTGGAAAAACAGGTGGTGGACTATTGATGACGTCATAGATAGATGGTATGAGGGTTACGCCGACGAAACACGGGTGCCCATGCGGTATTTCAGGGTACGAACCTTAGAAGGCGGAGTTTTCATATTGCGGTATAATCAATTATTTGATCGGTGGGCCCTACTGGTTAAAGAACGGTTGTGAATGTTTCACGTGAAACATTTTTCCGGAGAGAAGCCCCAGGATGGCCGAACAAAAGGCATACGTCGTTGCCGTGGTCAATCAAAAGGGTGGGGTCGGTAAGACCACAACGGCTGTCAACCTTTCGGTCTGCGTCGCCGAAATGGGGCACAGTGTCATCTTGATAGACGGAGACCCCCAGGCCAATGCGTCAAGTGGGCTTGGTGTCAGGCTTTCCTCAGGCAGCCGATCTTTTCTTTCCTTTCTACAGGAAGACGGCGGCCTGCCTCCGCTGGTCCAGCCCATCGAAAAACTACCCTTCTGGTTACTGCCTTCCCACGCAAGCCTTGCATCCTTTGAGTGGTCAAAGCACGACAGTGTTTTTCTTCTCGCCAACCGTATGCCCCTTTTGAAAAGCCGGTGCAGCTACGTATTCATAGACTGTCCGCCTTCCCTGGGAATTCTCACCCTGAACGCCCTTGTTTCGGCAGATGCCGTTATCATACCCATACAGTGTGAATATTACGCCCTTGAAGGGCTTTCACTTTTGCTCGAAACCATTAGAAACGTGAGGTTGCGCTGGAACCCCACCCTCACCGTTGACGGCATAGTCTTCACCATGTTCGACAGGCGCAATCGCCTGGCCCATCAAGTTATCCGCGAAGTCAGGCGGCATTCCCCCTTTCATACCTATGACCCGCCGATACCGAGAAATGTGCGGCTTAGCGAAGCTCCGAGTCATGGCCTGCCCGTAATACTTTACGATCCCTCTTGCGCAGGATCCAGGGCATATCGTAAACTTGCTCAGGCTTTTGTGGAAAAACCCCGGAGCAAAAAATGACGAAAAAGAAAGGACTGGGAAGGTCTTTGAACGATTTAATGTCAACTCCAACGGAATGGATGTTCAGAGACGATCTGAAAATTTTCTTCTGCCCCCTTGATACGCTGGAGCCCAATCCATACCAGCCCAGAATTGCCGTTGAAGACGACGAATCGCTGGAAGAGCTGGCAGTATCCATAAAGGAAAAAGGCCTTCTGCAACCCCTCATAGTAACCCAAGGAAGCACTAAAGGCAGGTATGTCATAATTGCAGGGGAGCGCCGCTGGAGGGCTGCAAGGAAGGCTGGACTGTCAGAAGTTCCCGTTATCCTGAAGGAGGCTTCGTCGGTTGAGGCGGTTGAACTGGCACTTATTGAAAACATCCAGAGGAAGGACCTGACCTGCATCGAAGAAGCCCTTGCTTATAGAAGGCTTCAGGAAGAATTCGGACTGACTCAGGAAGATATCGCAAACCGTGTGGGCAAGAGCCGCTCGGCCGTTGCAAACACCATGAGGCTCCTGGCCCTGCCGGAGGATATCCAGAAAGACGTTCTTGAAGGACGGCTATCTATGGGTCACGCCAGAGCCCTTTTGAGCCTTCCAGACCGGGAGCTGATGCACAGGTTAAGGGATCAGATACTGGCTCAGGGGCTTACCGTCAGAGAAACAGAAAGACGGGCTCATTTGCTCTCCGAAAGATTCCATGATGGTTCCCAAGAAGGGGATAAAAACAGGTCTCTGGAAAACCGGGATTATTTCACTGCCAGAGAACAGTTGATCTCATCGATACTCCGAACAGAAGTAAAGATCCGCAGGTTCAAGAAAAAGTTACAGATAGTCATAGAAGCAGGAGACGAAGAAGAACTCGATCGAATTGTTTCTCAAATTGTTTCTCAAACCGAAAAGCAGGATACGGAGGGATAAGAGGTGATCCGTATAGCCGTCATTGATGGTCAGGGCGGAGGTATCGGCTCGGTTATCATAAAGAAGATCAAAGAGGTTTTCGGGGAGTCCGTAGAGGTATGGGCCCTGGGAACGAACGCAATTGCAACCTCTCAGATGCTCAAAGCCGGCGCAAATCGGGGAGCAACGGGCTCTTCGGCCATTTGTCACTGTGCAGACCGAGTGGACATTATAGTGGGGCCCATTTCCATAGTTATAGCCCATTCCATGATGGGCGAGGTCACGAGTGAGATTGCTTCGGCCATAGGAGCGTCCAGAGCCAGAAAGTTTCTAATCCCCCTTGCCCAAGAGCCGGTACACATAGTAGGCACCATCCGAGAGCCTTTGCCCCATCTGGTGGAAAGTCTGGTTTCTGAATATCTCAAAAACTACATAGAAGAGCAGAGGCCATGAAGCTTTTTCCCGGAGTACATCTGGTAATAGGGGGAGCACGAAGCGGCAAAAGCCTTCACGCAGAAAAGCTGGCCCTGACATTCCCCGCCCCCCGGGTGTATTTGGCAACGAGCCTTGCCCTGGATAGAGAAACGGCCGAGCGGATTGCGGCTCACAGAAAGCGCCGGGGAAGTGAATGGACCACGGTGGAAGAACCTTACAGGCTCGCCGACGCCTTAGAAAGGGCAAAAAGGCTCGGCAACGTCGTACTTGTAGATTGCGTAACCATGTGGCTCACAAATCTTTTACTGTCCGATTCCTTTGATGCACAAAGAGAAGTCGATTTTCTTTGTAATCTTCTGGCGAAGGAGCAGGAGATACCCATAATAGTGGTGTCCAACGAGGTCGGGCTCGGCATAGTTCCCGAAAACGAACTCGCCAGGAGTTTCCGGGATCTTTCGGGAATTACCAATCAGAAGTTAGCCGATCTCGCCAGCACGGTAACCTGGATGGTTGCGGGAATCCCGGTGGTAGTAAAAGATGGTCATCCTGAATGATGCGCTTCTCACCCTGTCATTTTTGACCCGTATTCCCTTACCTGCTCCGGCGGTTTCATCAGCACAGGCCAACCTTTCCCGTACCTTCCCCTACTTTCCCGGTGTGGGCATTTTACTGGGGGCTGTATGTGCCGGGGGTGCAGTCCTTCTCACGAGGTTATTTCCGCCCGAAATTTCGTCTTTTATAATCGTCGCCTTTCTTGCCTGGATTACCCGGGGTCTTCATCTGGACGGTCTGGCCGACTGGGCCGATGCCCTCGGTGGTGGATACACTCGAGAAAAACGCCTGGAAATTCTCAAGGACAGTCGCGTTGGCTCCTTCGGGGTAATGGCCCTGTTCTTTGTCATTATCGGAAAGACAACGGCATTATCCTTTTTGATCGACCGCGGCTGTCTTTTCCCAATTCTCTGCGCACCTCTGTTCAGCCGGTCTTCAATGGTGGCGGTCGCAATTGGAATGCAACCCGCACAGAGAAATACTCAACAGGGATTAGGAGACCTTTTCTTATCAGGTTTTACAAAAAAACATTTCATTCTCTCCCTGCTGTGGTGGATTCCTTTTCTGATCTACCGCCCTCGATTTATCGTCTTCACGGCTTTTCTGGTCTTCCTTGAGGTAATAATTTTAAGACGTAACTTTGCTAAAAATTTCGGGGGGCTAACGGGAGACCTCTTTGGAGCCACCTGCGAACTCGTTGAACTTACGGTTCTTATTGCTGCTACTTTGCGCGGAATGTCCTGACAAACGCTTCTGGCATCAGGAGTAACAATATGTTGACGGAAGACAGGGTAACAATTGACGAAAAGACGGCTCGTCTTTCCAAAATACTGAAGATATTCGGAAAAGCCGGTCAGAAGCCCGTATCGGGAGGGTACCTCGCAAGCCGCTTCGGCGTATCGCGCACGATGATATCCAAGTACATAGGAGAAATCGAAAGCCTGGGTTATAGGTTCGAAAAACGAACGGGGACGGGTTACAGGTTAATACATGAGCCGGACACTCTACACCCTGTTGCAATCCTTTCCCTGCTTGCCACAGAAAATATGGGGCGCTCCTACCATTACTGCTACGAAGTGGGATCCACAAACGATTTAGCCGTTTCTTTAGCGCTTGACGGAGCGCCGGAGGGTACCTGCGTTGTGGCCGAGGCTCAGACAAAGGGTCGCGGAAGACTCGGCCGTTCGTGGCTTTCCGTTCCCGGTAAAGGTATATACATGTCGGTTATATTGCGACCTGATATTCCTCCCCGGCAGGTTCCACAGCTAACTCTGCTTACCGGTATAGTGCTGGCCGCCACACTCAACGTTATGTACGACATAGACGCAAGGGTAAAGTGGCCCAATGATGTCGTCATAAAAGGGAAAAAAGTAGCAGGTATTCTGGCAGAAAGTCAGATTGAACCTCAAAGGGCAAGATTTGTGGTAATCGGCATAGGCATAAACGTTCATCACGGGCAAGAGGATTTTTCCGGTGGCACTTTCAGGTATCCCCCCACTTCGGTAACCCTTGAAGCACCGAAAGACCGAAAAATCACGAGACAGCACATTGTTTCTAATTTCCTGAACAATTTCGAAAAAGCCTATAAAAATTACTTGTCAGAAGGGTGGGAAATATGGAGCGAAAAGCTGAAAGCAATGTCCATGCTACTGGGATGCCAGGTTGTTATTGACACTGGAGAAGAAAAAATTGCGGGGTTTGCCTGCGATTTCTCACCCG
This Thermodesulforhabdus norvegica DNA region includes the following protein-coding sequences:
- the cobU gene encoding bifunctional adenosylcobinamide kinase/adenosylcobinamide-phosphate guanylyltransferase, which codes for MKLFPGVHLVIGGARSGKSLHAEKLALTFPAPRVYLATSLALDRETAERIAAHRKRRGSEWTTVEEPYRLADALERAKRLGNVVLVDCVTMWLTNLLLSDSFDAQREVDFLCNLLAKEQEIPIIVVSNEVGLGIVPENELARSFRDLSGITNQKLADLASTVTWMVAGIPVVVKDGHPE
- the cobS gene encoding adenosylcobinamide-GDP ribazoletransferase, translated to MVILNDALLTLSFLTRIPLPAPAVSSAQANLSRTFPYFPGVGILLGAVCAGGAVLLTRLFPPEISSFIIVAFLAWITRGLHLDGLADWADALGGGYTREKRLEILKDSRVGSFGVMALFFVIIGKTTALSFLIDRGCLFPILCAPLFSRSSMVAVAIGMQPAQRNTQQGLGDLFLSGFTKKHFILSLLWWIPFLIYRPRFIVFTAFLVFLEVIILRRNFAKNFGGLTGDLFGATCELVELTVLIAATLRGMS
- the kdsB gene encoding 3-deoxy-manno-octulosonate cytidylyltransferase, with the protein product MATYVFIPARYSSTRLPGKPLLKLAGKSLLRWVYEGCSRSLKADNVIIATDDERIREEAESFGASVVLTSSEHLSGTDRIAEAAEKYGCRDEDVIINVQGDEPTVDGQIVDDLITACVEYPEFSIITLAYRSKSKEEFLNPNTVKVVFDNEMRALYFSRAPIPHVRDDTSDNLVWWKHLGFYGYRYGFLKTFVKLPPGKLEQLERLEQLRALERGYSVKILPSSRDTISIDTPDDVEEFLRYLKNKK
- the cbpB gene encoding peptide-modifying radical SAM enzyme CbpB: MTIPLYANTGYGPHFSVIDIGLKDKVAVIDPDTGFWALSESSSLGDILAGDFAEKYMDQRQSFAEEMDNFRFNLTPSAVYFNPTEKCNFNCTYCYIPEEIRRNGVTMTSEEVSRALNVLKEYFGKTLPPKVKPQVIFHGSEPMIARDAVFRAIEDFRDDFLFGIQTNGILLDREAVEFLTSRNTGIGLSLDAPVEEVANTTRKNWSGQGGFRKILEVLEMLREYPAYNVITTVTRENVHLLPQMVDFFADLGVQMVMFNPVRCTQRGGRELKPEDSIMAEYFCRALDQTRTVRDRKGFKIVVVNFANVLAGILGPTTRRLMCDISPCGGGRCFFAVSARGDLFPCSEFVGFPEFRGGNLLKDPVENALKSEPFLKVTNRKVEDIAPCFRCAIKHFCGAPCPAEVYSLHGKLNAPAPYCKFYEEQVRYAFRVIASGEEKEFLWDGWEEETEETFSQILP
- a CDS encoding ParA family protein, translating into MAEQKAYVVAVVNQKGGVGKTTTAVNLSVCVAEMGHSVILIDGDPQANASSGLGVRLSSGSRSFLSFLQEDGGLPPLVQPIEKLPFWLLPSHASLASFEWSKHDSVFLLANRMPLLKSRCSYVFIDCPPSLGILTLNALVSADAVIIPIQCEYYALEGLSLLLETIRNVRLRWNPTLTVDGIVFTMFDRRNRLAHQVIREVRRHSPFHTYDPPIPRNVRLSEAPSHGLPVILYDPSCAGSRAYRKLAQAFVEKPRSKK
- a CDS encoding ParB/RepB/Spo0J family partition protein; the encoded protein is MTKKKGLGRSLNDLMSTPTEWMFRDDLKIFFCPLDTLEPNPYQPRIAVEDDESLEELAVSIKEKGLLQPLIVTQGSTKGRYVIIAGERRWRAARKAGLSEVPVILKEASSVEAVELALIENIQRKDLTCIEEALAYRRLQEEFGLTQEDIANRVGKSRSAVANTMRLLALPEDIQKDVLEGRLSMGHARALLSLPDRELMHRLRDQILAQGLTVRETERRAHLLSERFHDGSQEGDKNRSLENRDYFTAREQLISSILRTEVKIRRFKKKLQIVIEAGDEEELDRIVSQIVSQTEKQDTEG
- the rsxA gene encoding electron transport complex subunit RsxA, which encodes MNEYLLIVISAVLVKNILLIRYLGNCPFLGVSNRMDTATGMAMAVVFVMTLANLITWCVHRYILVPFGLEYLRTIAFILVIASLVQLVEMFLQKSVPVLYRMLGIFLPLITTNCAVLGAAVIAINEEYNLAQGVVFGIASAVGFGLALILMTGLRERYALQPVPRHFRGTSSGLITASLLALAFFGFFGMVE
- a CDS encoding ketopantoate reductase family protein, whose product is MNVAVIGSGGIGGLYGGKLYQAGVHVTMVCRSDYEVIRDRGITVESIWGSFHYRPHKVVRSVSECDPIPDYLLVCTKAVSDDTALKLLEGLPEKSDEVAVVLLQNGIYIEEPVKKFRPDLTVIGGIAFVCTFRTQPGYICHTDYGRIVLGDYPQGVSKKTRLLADTFKKAGVPCEVTEDIIRARWGKLVWNAAFNPLSVLAGGKDTGEIVSDPYLLNIARSVMEEVVRLADADGHPLSPAVVDENLEATRAMSPYKTSMLLDYEKGRPMECEAILGKAVKKAEELGVETPTIRTLYNLLMSFNRKLGGKNRDV
- the glnE gene encoding bifunctional [glutamate--ammonia ligase]-adenylyl-L-tyrosine phosphorylase/[glutamate--ammonia-ligase] adenylyltransferase, with product MSEKAQLDITDPSDQRQALELASNYAKTLLQRFPEYSEWLWDQKSIRRSFSLLDVHRDFQKEIGEAPSLAEVARAMRRVKQRHFLRLALRDLIGLDDLQSSTGQLSDFACAAFQTAYQFLEKFPHLWNGVLLIDEIKSGNLSLAVIGLGKLGAHELNFVSDVDIMFIYEMDPTSSNRLLHEVVSTLTRLCHALVHLVDDIVEGDRLFKVDLRLRPGGKDSELVVPLPFALHHYLVEGQSWERFALIKASPLAGNISLGNYLIREVQPFIYRRFLDFQALDEIRRMRDRILSETPPTKPGPGYDVKLGIGGIREIEFIVQALQIIYGGRKPDLREASTLKALKKLAKEEILPEDVAMKLSEAYEFLRRTEHWIQLANNVQSHKIPRSATAMEKLVRAVMRVHPSEEVGPYIEQFIKHLHNQTDFVNNQFRSLFGEEFTRYGGRGEEVPKEEEETEALNSRCIKEIIEKWSASKELSEEKKAFVAVVADRSSTLVCKLPNSFPAETAAVKIIRFMEGVLRRPGLVKFFLGGSRRHQSNRTLQRALEALIRSPFAANILIHLPGLAENLKDTFQDFEDWSSECSAVMESTPAFEEKIQWLRRFKNERLLTIVLQDILKNPGPEIIGTELTRLAEYFVNQTYRITCERLGINPEAYPLCVCALGKLGSREMGYHSDLDLMFVFSAELADNGKGLEQIPEETVKLVQRFVRLLSINLEEGPGYEVDMRLRPSGNYGPLVVTRRAWDEYYQDQADPWEYASLVRFRPVAGNGELARVLVDRVTEILSVPRDPEKVWRRLCDLRKRMEEERLGETGDREGIHIKLGSGGLADIELWCQGTVVVWNRPGWTPGTTTGELLPGVLDTWNVNPREAEKIADAFRILRWLELRTSLVHPEGHTGWLKPDDWEALESYGLLPLKEAELSYGDVKRAMSLIRLWWNRVCDTRRPF
- a CDS encoding DUF3842 family protein, producing the protein MIRIAVIDGQGGGIGSVIIKKIKEVFGESVEVWALGTNAIATSQMLKAGANRGATGSSAICHCADRVDIIVGPISIVIAHSMMGEVTSEIASAIGASRARKFLIPLAQEPVHIVGTIREPLPHLVESLVSEYLKNYIEEQRP